The nucleotide window CTTTCCCTCGACTGGAAGAACGAGATCATCATCTTTACCCACATCGGCGACAGCTGGATGACCGAGAGCGACCCCAACGGCTGGGACACGTATGCCGAGCTTCCCATCCAGCGCTTCCAGCACCAGTACTTCGATGACACGAACCTCATCAAGAATATGGTGTTCGACCTCGACGTACCCACCATCGGCGCGATTCCTGGCCCCGGCTTCCACTGGGACTCCGCAATGCTCTGCGACATCACCATCGCCTCCGATGACACGTGGATGGAGGTCCCCCACGCCCATGGCGGGCTCGTTCCCGGTGACGGCATGGGGCTCATGGCCCAACACTTCTTCGGCACCAAGCGCGGCAACTACTACGCCATGACAGCCCGCCAGTGGACGGCCCAGCAGATGCTGGACTGGGGCATGGTATCCGAGGTCGTCGAGAAGGGCACGGTCATGGACCGCGCATGGGAGATCGCCCGCATGCTCAAGACCATGCCCTATGAGAACCGCACCATCATGTCCAACCTCGCGAAGCGCCCCCTTAAGAAGCT belongs to Olsenella uli DSM 7084 and includes:
- a CDS encoding enoyl-CoA hydratase/isomerase family protein gives rise to the protein MGTPLADYVKLPQLEEYKEWFKDFADLYREDGILQVTWKTNDGPMCHSGMSHRACSQLTRVLSLDWKNEIIIFTHIGDSWMTESDPNGWDTYAELPIQRFQHQYFDDTNLIKNMVFDLDVPTIGAIPGPGFHWDSAMLCDITIASDDTWMEVPHAHGGLVPGDGMGLMAQHFFGTKRGNYYAMTARQWTAQQMLDWGMVSEVVEKGTVMDRAWEIARMLKTMPYENRTIMSNLAKRPLKKLFVEDLKLHTVSEQYASLLRIAAGDLGDTNAGQQDEKYISQTNDWRYCHDWMQQPPTRESWEGFRTKPFEWAKEVEEGKATNPFTPKPTEPYRPKKV